AAGAGTTTTGGCCAACTGGGAAATATTTCGACTTTTAAGGACGCTTGCAGACATTATTGCAATTACTGTCTACTCTCACTGAGTTTTATATAGTAAGAAACACATGCCTAAAGAACTTGCAGTTTTATTACATTCCTCCCCCTCCTGCCACTCTCAGGTGGGCTCTGTGGTCTTGGCAGTGACAGCGCTCATTTTCTAAAGTTGACCGCAGAtatattaaatttattttgaagCAGCTGTCAGTACCAAAGTATCATGTCTAGCCATGTAAAAGGGTGGCATTACAATCTGCAGTAGcatggttgttgcttttattgttgttgtaaaTAAGAGAGTACACCAAAAGGGTATTCTACAGTTGAAAGGGTACATGGAGCTATTGCTTTCACAGAAGGTATAAAACAAACATATATGTCACTTTTTCTAAAGAACTGGAGCAATGAGAGTTTGGGAAATCAGATTAATAGCCATGCAGCTCagacgtttactcagaagtaaatcccactaggGTCAATGGGACTTCCAGATACGTGTGCATGGAATTGCAGCCTTGATCTTTATGgaggcagcagaaataagagtgAGAAGCATTTGTAAATTTCTTTACAATCAgaaaactttgaaatgtgctctgcAGTTTTGCTTTCAAGTATTCCAGAATTCACTTTCATTTAACCAGTACATTTCTAACCAAATAAGTTTCACAGTAGCATAACAATAATCTTTCCAGAAAGTCTGGGAAATGCCCACCATGGCTGTCAATAGCAAGAAACGTAATTGCATGGAACAGCAAGAATTAAACAACTTGTCATTTTAGAAATAAGACCCGTCCACAGTGGGATAGTAAATATGTTTAAACAATGGTATTAAACTCCATTTATGCTGCAACTTGGTTTAATTTTCAGTGATCTTTTATGGGGCttgaaggagatggtgttggctggcccaaggtcatccagtgagctccaTACATGatgcagagatttgaaccctgatctcactGTTCAAAATCCAAAACTCTACACATTATTCCCCACTGGCTTTCTCTCTTACGGTGGATCATTCATCCTTTTAAGCTACATCCTCATCATCACTGTTTATTACAACAGTTTAATTCCAAAATAAGCTTCTAAGCCATATAAAAACTAATTACACAAACCTTAAAATATAAACGTCTACAATaagaaatatgcaataaaacaatcccattagaACAACATAGCAACGTGGTATATTCTCAGGTCCGGAGTCCGATGGGGCATGATTTAGTTGGATCAGAGACTGGATTACAATAGAACAACatagcaattgaaacagaagacaTGTCACAAAATCAAGGAAATGCTTGTGCAAACGAGTGTGCCTTCAAAAGTTGGCAAAATGCAAGAACAGGTGAGGCCTCGTGAATTTCCGCAGGGGTGCATCGCACAACCATGGTGCCAGcagggaaaaggctgcctccgTGTCGCCACAAGTGAATAATCACACAACCAGGCTGCTCTCAGATAcgtatctgctttatataataCCCATTGTCTTGGGATAAAGCACATTTTCTCTTagattgttttaaatggtttggaGAGTGCTGGGATGTCTGCTTATGCAAGAGAACTTGAGTTCTccctctgcttcctttgtgctgtacaccctccccaaatctactCTCGAGCAGGGACTCCGTGTAggggaagccggggggggggcatcaaaaTTCTGTGGCAGCCGCGTGCACCTTGTGCATGCACGCCACATCGTGTGCTTGCGTGACTCTTGCATGCCACGTGGTGTGTGCACGTCTCACGTGCAAGCATGAGTGATGTCAGTATGTTGCAAGGCCTCAGCCCCCtcaattgtgggggggggggagtcagtgcTCTTGCTCCCAAAGGCTGGGGAAACACCAAGAACAGTTTTAGGGAAtatgtgggggaggagagggagaatgtTTCGCtgagcaagcagaaatccttgcattgaCAGAATGATCATTGGGTCCCACtctttacagaccctccaagtgtccctattttccagggacacttgatttagagaagccgcccgTTTATTTGATTCCAAAATGTCCCACTTCCccttaggacaggggtctgcaacccgcggctccggagccgcatgtggctcttttacatctttgccgcggctctggggcggatactagcgaggggaggaggagcATTGTGCACCctgacactcctcactgtggcgggcgctgtactggctgtgacgtcgcatgggggtggtgcgtgcattggtcacgcaccgtcccgacgtcaccttcccgcccactgtcagatcgcggctccggagatatatttgttttaaatgtcgcaatggttgtgcggctcccagttgttgttttttcttcggaaatgggtccaagtggctctttttgtcttaaaggttgcagacccctgccttaggatgtccctgttttcattggagagatgttggagggtatggaattatccatcccccaagccatctgaaggcagtgttgtatagggaaggttttcttaaacgtttaatgttttattatgcttttatatatgttggaagccacccacagtggcttgggcaacccagtaagatgtgtggggtataaatagtaaatttattattatggaatataaCTTCCCTATTTCCctatcagaaaaatgttggagggtatgcctcaatatttttttatttgaaaatttgTTGAACAAATATGTACTCATTCAGTAAAAATGTGAGGGTTCATAAATTTCTGTGAATATGTGTGCTATTTATTAGgaaggccattattattattattattattattattattattattattattattattatctaaaagGCCAGAACAGGATATGCAAATCACTCTGAATGTTCATAGAAAATGTTGAGCTTAGTTAGGACATCACACTAAACTGTTATTTGCTGTTACATGtgtggacatgggtggcactgtggtctaaaccactgagcctcttgggcttagaatcatagaatcttagagctggaagggacccaagggtcatctagtccagccccctgcaatgcaggaatcccataacctctgcttaaaaacctccaaggaaggcttCCTGattgtaaggtcagcagttcaagtctgcgtgatggggtgagctcccgctgccctgtcccagcttctgccacaaCCTTGccgttcaaaagcataccagtgcatgtagataaataggtatcactgtagcaggaaggtaaacagtgtttctgtgcactctggtttctgtcacagtgttctgttgcaccagaagcagtttagtcctgctggccacatgacccagaaagctgcctgtggacaaacgccggcttcttTGGCctgagagcgagatgagcgctgcaaccccatagtcgcctttgactggacttaaccatccaggggccctttacctttacctgcgtGAGCATCAGGTTCACACACTCCAGCACTTCCTCTTTTGCCATTACTTCCAAACCAGGTGTTATTTGAAACAGAGATACCTGAGCCTtggccccttcagatgttgctgagttGTCCTCTGCCCCACACagcctggtcagggatgataggagttgtacttcaacaatatctgaagggccacaggttagccacctctgGTTTCAAATTTAGTCAAATGTTGTTACTTTCTTTTTATCCTAGCATGAAAATTATGCATGGAATGAAGTGGCTTTATATTTTCCAATAAGTACACAGTCAGAAAGTTCTGTGTTAGACTCAATGATTTCATCACATGAGAATCCGAGAAGAGAGCTGGTAACTGGACTTAAAGAGTCAGGCAGGGTCGTGGCTGAAGCTCTAGTGTGTGTACAAACTAGAAAGCCAACTTTTTCTCACTTGTGTCATTCCTAAACTAAGTTTTCAAGGTTAATCATTTATTTGTGTTTCTATCAtatctccagccccatcgttctacccagacacaggtccagcactgagggccttctggccgttccctcactgcgagaagccaagttacagggaaccaggcagagggccttctcggtagtggcaccttccttgtggaacgccctcccaccagatgtcaaagagaacaacaactaccagacttttagaagacatctgaaggcagccctatttagggaagcttttaatgtttgatgtattacagtattttaatattttttgggaagccgcccagagtggctggggaagcccagccagatgggcagggtattaataataataataataataataataataataataataataatactatgattatcatcatcatcatcatataccaAAAAttctaggtaataataataataataataataataataataataataataataatatttttatttataccccgccctccccagccaaggccgggctcagagcggcttaaaTGTTctaaaatgttctttaaaaaaatatttctcttgtACAACAGGAACTAAAGAACATACAGAACAAGACTGAAGATGTATTTTCACTACTTAATCTGCCTCTGGATTCCCCTCTCCTTTAGTGTCTCTGAGACCCATAACCCATGCCATAAAATCTGCTTCTGCACAGAAGGGGCAATGTTTGTGAACTGTTCAGGAGTCACTGTCAGCTCCGATCTCATTTTCCCTCCAGAGACAGAGCACTTGGATCTGTCAAACAGTCAGCTGCATTCTGTTCCAAGCAAAGGTCTCAGATCCCTGTGGAAGTTACGGGTTCTCCTTCTGAGTGACAACTACATCAGGAAAGTTGAAGAGAGAGCATTCATCTCCCTGGAGAGACTCCACAAGCTTGATATTGGTAGAAATgagatctcctttcttggaaaCAGTTTTTCATTGGGTCTCGTTACTCTCTACGAACTCACTTTGGCCTACAATAGGCTGCAGGAGCTACAGTACAAGAACTTCAAGCACTTTGAAAGTCTTCAGAAGCTcaatttgcaaaataataatatatcgTTGATAGAAACGGGTGCGTTTCGCAGTCTCACCTGCTTGAGGCAACTTTGTCTTCAGAATAATCACCTTCATAACCTCAACAATGGAGATTTTTCTATGCTGCAACACTTAGAAGTTTTGAACTTGGAGGGCAACAGAATCCAAACCATTGGCCCTGGAGTCTTTACTTCTTTAAGCAGCCTCACAGTACTTAACCTGgtgcacaaccaaattgaacataTTCGATTCAAGACTTTATTATCTCTCCAGACCTCTGGAACTCACATCTTGCTCTCGGACAACCCATGGTTTTGTGACTGTGACCTTCAGAGGGTTTTTGCTAAACTGCACAGTGTCAGAAGGCTGATCCTAGATGACTATCACAACGTGACATGCATGGAGCCCCATATCCTGAGAAACCGCCCTCTGTCATCTGTGGACACCCAGCTGTGCATTGCAGAGACGGTGACGGTTCTTGTCATAACTTTCACAGTCTTTGTCACTGTGGTAGCTGCCATTGTCATGGCTGAAAGGAACAGAAAGAAGAGGACAGGCAAGCACTGGAGTGAGGACAGCAAAGTCTCCTATGATGCTCATAACTGAAGCAGCACATCTTGAGAGAACCTTTTCATCTACTTTGAGTTATGAGATTTAGTAAATCCCTTCAGATTTTGCATTCTCTCTTTCCTTGCAAgaagtttttaattattatttccaaaGCATAGTTCACCATTACAAGAAGGAGCAGAAAATGTAGGTATGTAGCTATGAATGTCTACTATAACAGAGAAAACTGCTGTAGCAATTCCAGGTTACTATATAAAAATGAAAGTGTGCTAATTATATTGGGTCCCATCCTGCTTCTTCCATTGGAagaatgaccctcggggtcccttccatctctacaatgctatgattctggaCTACTTTCCGTAACAGAAGGTGGGCCTAGAGAAACTAGGCGTGTTTAACTAGATGTGTTAAATCTCTTCCCTTAAAGAGACTTTTCATATTCCAGTGCCTGGTGTATGTTATTCTCGTGGATGCTACCATATTTTACATTATCTCTTGGTTACAGATGGAGAATTCTGCTTGATTTGCATTTTTAAGCAAAGGAACCCAATTCAAACATCCTGATTGCAATACAGTCCAGATTCAGATTTCACACCTCCTTGAATTTTTCTTGGCATTAAAAAttaccaaaatgcattttaagatAAATACAGgtacattctttttaaaatatattttatatatatttttccacaaTACAGTTAACAACACAATATAACATCATATGATGACTAAGTTGCCTCCAGATCCATCAATAATGTCCTAGATTTATTTAGGACATGGA
The Podarcis muralis chromosome 1, rPodMur119.hap1.1, whole genome shotgun sequence DNA segment above includes these coding regions:
- the LOC114582708 gene encoding uncharacterized protein LOC114582708; protein product: MYFHYLICLWIPLSFSVSETHNPCHKICFCTEGAMFVNCSGVTVSSDLIFPPETEHLDLSNSQLHSVPSKGLRSLWKLRVLLLSDNYIRKVEERAFISLERLHKLDIGRNEISFLGNSFSLGLVTLYELTLAYNRLQELQYKNFKHFESLQKLNLQNNNISLIETGAFRSLTCLRQLCLQNNHLHNLNNGDFSMLQHLEVLNLEGNRIQTIGPGVFTSLSSLTVLNLVHNQIEHIRFKTLLSLQTSGTHILLSDNPWFCDCDLQRVFAKLHSVRRLILDDYHNVTCMEPHILRNRPLSSVDTQLCIAETVTVLVITFTVFVTVVAAIVMAERNRKKRTGKHWSEDSKVSYDAHN